A genomic window from Halogeometricum borinquense DSM 11551 includes:
- a CDS encoding ATP-dependent helicase, with protein sequence MSGDSDEYPLWYPVPEEDVSPEPQQETIIDSDAYPMRVLAGAGTGKTFTMVRKVEHLIDEEDVSPDRILTLTFTNNAAGSMREKLNAKLGTAGYDIDAYTYHSICNEILTDYAYEAGIDPDFEVATDAEKYAIVLDVLDDIEYRSVKPNVYGSDGYASGAASKLLNFIGSMKRSGITPDDIDAFLGPADRVYELADLSERVEAIASDHLGGRSVSSVLDSLPDVRADLVEERDVLGMDGMEASVRDFLDRLVDLCDALEAAFEAHEAGDRDLPDNAYKLPKYLLGGYANGAPKGIPGDLDLELTDHLDSFLSDCLTARDLTAGYAAYERELDERNLIDFDGLVVEAAELMESPVGEEIAARWDYVFCDEFQDTDRLQFDLVKSLVTDDNLFVVGDDDQAIYEWRGAHVANITDELDRAFAALSDEPLEENFRSRQPILDLANEAIQKLDHRERHKTLKRVDEPEYDGDTIATVELSDEDDADGASQLRTVVQNLLSGAAESFDEAYDPGDIALLVRKNDHATPVIEEFEDAGIPYQVAGDLATESVGVGTVTAYLKALARPEDEVSWNRVLLMRYRLCDTDLRKLNAGDDPLVDTLRETPLDEFEEPDRVAEARKHVTELLAIRDSASLSHLYRELTDVTNIEWYLSEQERRDLAQLEDVIEQYGDSAVQPPLTPEFIDSLEHYDSLFDESGSSPTSQPDVADDAVNVMTIHKSKGLDFPVVLIPQVTAGEWAPSSRTYDALETSLSDGAEAAFAEDFVERDARETRRVFHVGITRAEDVLVLQGGSEDDDATDVHPVSESVDEILPSRIPWQPERGQLPLWADVQDCLPREAVDWTDTLATETVGHVGGTVNHAGEELAVAAARDRVLDLATATLNGELSPRAERETLQVASLTDPSTPSPSLSHSYTSLAAYEECPRSHYLDYVVNAFPDYQETTVRSDSGGGVSQREIGLLFHDTAEQAAKQGVKRRGDWYEICERLASHRRAEDALTAAKECIDRYFELELPNCEIIDAEREFELDIDGHELVGYIDAVYRTPDDGLLVIDYKATERHRDLEDDKQLPIYLLACCDLYDEPVTRAGYAYVGEIGPKVETRTFSDADLEAVTDDVTESMTRISEFSFNRYSADEHCQWCQHNQLPCAPDSFSVGPRSEE encoded by the coding sequence ATGAGCGGTGACAGTGACGAGTACCCGTTGTGGTACCCGGTTCCGGAGGAAGATGTGTCACCGGAGCCCCAGCAAGAAACGATCATCGACTCGGACGCATACCCAATGCGGGTGCTCGCCGGGGCTGGGACGGGAAAGACGTTCACGATGGTACGGAAGGTGGAGCACCTCATCGACGAGGAGGACGTATCCCCGGATCGGATTCTCACGTTGACGTTCACGAACAACGCTGCAGGCTCGATGCGGGAGAAGCTCAACGCGAAACTCGGTACGGCAGGGTACGACATCGACGCGTACACGTACCACTCGATCTGTAACGAGATCCTCACCGATTACGCGTACGAAGCCGGGATCGACCCAGACTTCGAGGTCGCTACGGACGCCGAAAAGTACGCCATCGTGTTGGATGTCCTGGACGACATCGAGTACCGGTCTGTGAAACCCAACGTGTACGGCTCTGATGGGTACGCGTCAGGGGCCGCATCGAAGTTGCTCAACTTCATCGGATCGATGAAACGCAGCGGCATCACGCCCGACGATATCGACGCGTTCCTCGGTCCTGCTGACCGTGTCTACGAACTCGCCGACCTCTCGGAGCGCGTCGAGGCGATTGCCAGTGACCATCTGGGCGGCCGGTCCGTGTCGAGCGTGCTGGACTCGCTCCCAGACGTCCGTGCTGACCTCGTTGAAGAACGTGATGTGTTGGGGATGGACGGAATGGAGGCCAGTGTACGCGATTTCCTCGACCGCTTGGTGGATCTTTGCGATGCGCTAGAAGCGGCGTTTGAAGCCCACGAGGCGGGCGACCGGGACCTGCCGGACAACGCGTACAAGCTCCCGAAGTATCTACTCGGTGGGTACGCGAACGGTGCGCCGAAAGGAATCCCTGGTGACCTTGATCTTGAGCTCACGGATCATCTCGACTCGTTCCTCTCGGACTGTCTGACGGCCCGTGACCTGACGGCCGGATACGCCGCGTACGAGCGGGAACTCGATGAGCGGAATCTCATCGACTTCGACGGTCTAGTTGTAGAGGCGGCCGAGCTGATGGAGTCGCCGGTCGGGGAGGAAATCGCTGCTCGGTGGGACTACGTGTTCTGTGACGAGTTTCAGGACACCGACCGCCTGCAGTTCGACCTCGTCAAGTCACTCGTCACTGACGACAACCTGTTCGTCGTGGGTGACGACGATCAGGCGATCTACGAGTGGCGCGGCGCGCACGTCGCCAACATCACTGATGAACTCGACCGCGCATTCGCGGCACTCTCCGACGAACCCTTAGAGGAGAATTTCCGCTCTCGGCAGCCGATCCTGGACTTGGCGAACGAGGCGATTCAGAAACTCGATCACCGGGAACGTCACAAGACACTGAAGCGCGTCGACGAACCCGAGTACGATGGGGACACCATCGCTACCGTCGAGCTGTCGGATGAGGACGATGCGGACGGTGCTTCTCAGCTTCGTACCGTCGTGCAGAACTTGCTGAGCGGGGCAGCAGAGAGTTTCGATGAGGCGTACGACCCGGGCGACATCGCGTTACTCGTCCGGAAAAACGACCACGCGACACCAGTCATCGAGGAATTCGAAGACGCTGGCATCCCGTACCAGGTTGCAGGGGATCTGGCCACGGAATCCGTTGGTGTCGGCACCGTGACCGCCTACCTAAAGGCACTCGCACGCCCCGAAGACGAGGTGAGCTGGAATCGCGTCCTCCTGATGCGGTACCGGCTCTGCGATACAGACCTCCGCAAGCTCAACGCGGGCGATGACCCGCTCGTGGACACGCTCCGCGAGACGCCACTCGACGAGTTCGAGGAGCCAGACCGCGTCGCGGAGGCCCGTAAACACGTCACGGAACTCCTCGCTATCCGAGATTCAGCGTCGCTCAGTCATCTGTACCGCGAGCTCACAGACGTCACGAATATCGAGTGGTATCTCAGCGAGCAGGAACGTCGGGATCTCGCCCAGCTGGAGGATGTCATCGAACAGTACGGAGACAGCGCTGTTCAACCACCGCTCACCCCGGAGTTCATCGACTCGCTCGAACACTACGACTCTCTGTTCGACGAGAGCGGCTCGTCCCCGACGAGTCAGCCGGATGTCGCCGACGACGCGGTCAACGTGATGACTATCCACAAGAGCAAGGGCCTTGACTTCCCAGTCGTCCTCATCCCGCAAGTCACAGCGGGCGAGTGGGCACCGAGTTCACGCACCTACGACGCGCTCGAAACCAGCCTTTCAGACGGCGCAGAGGCGGCGTTTGCCGAGGACTTCGTCGAGCGTGACGCCCGTGAAACCCGTCGCGTGTTCCACGTCGGCATCACGCGCGCCGAAGATGTCCTCGTCCTCCAGGGCGGCAGCGAAGACGACGATGCTACGGACGTACACCCCGTTTCAGAATCCGTTGACGAAATTCTCCCGTCCCGAATCCCATGGCAACCGGAGCGAGGACAGCTCCCCCTCTGGGCCGACGTTCAAGACTGTCTCCCGAGAGAGGCGGTAGACTGGACGGACACACTGGCCACCGAGACAGTCGGGCACGTTGGCGGGACCGTCAATCACGCCGGGGAAGAACTCGCAGTCGCGGCGGCGCGCGACCGCGTGCTAGACCTTGCAACAGCCACCCTCAACGGAGAGCTCTCCCCGAGAGCTGAGCGGGAGACACTCCAGGTTGCGTCGCTGACCGACCCGTCGACACCGTCACCATCGCTTTCGCACAGCTACACGTCACTGGCTGCCTACGAAGAATGCCCACGGAGTCACTACCTGGACTACGTGGTCAACGCATTCCCCGACTATCAGGAGACCACAGTCAGAAGCGATTCCGGGGGCGGTGTATCACAACGTGAAATCGGATTGCTGTTCCACGACACCGCAGAACAAGCCGCGAAGCAAGGCGTGAAACGCCGTGGGGACTGGTACGAGATCTGCGAGCGTCTCGCCAGTCACCGCCGCGCTGAAGATGCACTCACGGCGGCGAAGGAGTGCATCGACCGGTACTTCGAGTTAGAGCTCCCCAATTGCGAGATCATCGACGCGGAGCGGGAGTTCGAACTCGATATTGATGGGCACGAACTCGTCGGCTATATTGACGCAGTCTACCGGACGCCGGACGATGGGCTCCTCGTCATCGACTACAAGGCCACCGAGCGCCACCGAGACCTGGAGGACGATAAGCAACTCCCGATCTATCTGTTGGCGTGCTGTGACCTGTACGACGAGCCAGTGACGCGCGCTGGGTACGCGTACGTTGGCGAAATCGGGCCGAAAGTCGAAACGCGGACGTTCAGCGATGCTGACCTAGAAGCAGTCACGGACGACGTGACGGAGTCCATGACCCGTATTTCGGAATTCTCGTTCAACCGGTACAGCGCTGACGAGCATTGCCAGTGGTGTCAACACAACCAACTGCCCTGTGCACCGGACTCCTTCAGCGTTGGTCCTAGGTCAGAAGAATAG
- a CDS encoding RecB family exonuclease, producing MSQESLSPSRLANYATCPRLYDYRYVQDVNAPDRTELYLNQGTIYHETIEDVCKATNRGDDPEVIHERAMRIFDAKWDEHSTPDDYESAAHQEYQRAENRAAIESFFAPDGGVGIDHARCSIATECWVECEVDGRGLHGKADNVIRTDDGLHIFDYKRKTHGMLSDGTAEYLGDHLDGEAHEPKRVRNAFQTAAYIEGVKNEPFYEDGMEIRFSFYGLLNSTSFESTPTGYDVSARGWGRETTEIYEDHYDTIWALIRAAHDGITGETYGPEPFDLISEEACPDCDYREMCADRLATEVRR from the coding sequence ATGAGCCAGGAGTCGCTCTCACCGTCGCGGCTGGCGAACTACGCGACGTGCCCACGGCTGTACGATTATCGGTACGTACAGGACGTGAACGCGCCAGACCGCACCGAACTCTACCTCAACCAAGGGACGATCTACCACGAGACTATCGAGGACGTGTGTAAGGCGACCAACCGTGGCGACGACCCGGAGGTGATTCACGAGCGGGCGATGCGGATCTTCGATGCGAAATGGGACGAGCACAGTACTCCGGACGACTACGAATCTGCTGCGCATCAAGAGTACCAGCGTGCTGAGAATCGCGCTGCCATCGAGTCGTTCTTCGCTCCCGATGGCGGCGTCGGTATCGACCACGCCCGCTGCTCAATCGCCACCGAGTGCTGGGTAGAGTGCGAGGTAGACGGGCGGGGGCTTCACGGGAAAGCAGACAACGTCATCCGAACGGACGACGGCCTCCACATCTTCGACTACAAACGGAAAACACACGGAATGCTCTCCGACGGGACAGCGGAATACCTTGGCGACCACCTCGACGGGGAGGCGCACGAGCCGAAGCGTGTGCGGAACGCGTTCCAAACCGCGGCGTACATCGAGGGCGTGAAGAACGAACCGTTCTACGAGGACGGAATGGAGATCCGGTTCAGTTTCTACGGCCTCCTCAATAGCACGTCGTTCGAGAGCACTCCCACCGGGTACGATGTGTCTGCACGCGGCTGGGGGCGGGAAACCACTGAAATCTATGAAGATCACTATGACACGATCTGGGCGCTCATTCGCGCCGCACACGACGGCATCACGGGCGAGACCTACGGACCAGAACCGTTCGATCTCATCAGCGAGGAAGCGTGCCCGGACTGTGACTATCGAGAAATGTGTGCTGACCGCTTGGCGACGGAGGTGCGCCGATGA
- a CDS encoding PD-(D/E)XK nuclease family protein translates to MSDHSSHRRFDGALVTAPFGGENVERTAREEYRTLLDEHDSEDVLVVTGAPTSTDTFRETLGEELSGAATPYVTSLVVHATDVLNQTDDRVILSDALRRELLHRFLEDYEWETEYLQRASEQPSFIEDVDAVMGTISWQTVTPEKTPELRDIAAALDAFHEWLAEYGHMERGQLISEALDVLTGDARDDVVDFEAVLTVEFEEFFPLDRAYLDALAGDCELVCIAEKNASVRRTWVETGPVTDYVTFSEARRGVSETPSTRPAATATYFAKETVPADPDTGSVSVLAADSSDEQLADIANEIEELVAQPDWNYDDIAVATKQSGRSVTDVIEAFERTGIPTESTTVTGFGDDPAIRELLAAVRYLAADDKDELPEHGPDLDTERLDRVREIDSLEDGIHWWATDAGLKERIAERATPLNARAQFGNVKRAFRMAAFLEETEFVDAGWESFEEMLERAHEYAPQQNQTSATNLDGGVRVDHLQAIKNESFRAVFLVNLVDSEYPGDPFLTRLFPTERVASMVDYPGVTDLDEPDVDATFPTTSTASSRPFARYHTEHARRRLAIGAGAADEHLYCCLYEYEDTALEERAQASRFLTDAYDTLPWVTESDDPRITSEQAAEDFLLSRVDDALAAVRRANSQDVTVSLDEVEAELGEIQDLLDKSGARGEELRKALRARVEFANGEVRR, encoded by the coding sequence ATGTCTGATCACTCATCTCACCGGCGATTCGACGGGGCGTTAGTCACGGCACCGTTCGGGGGCGAAAACGTCGAACGGACAGCGCGGGAGGAATACCGAACGCTCCTCGACGAGCACGATTCTGAGGATGTGCTCGTCGTCACGGGTGCGCCGACGAGTACGGACACGTTCCGGGAGACCTTAGGTGAGGAACTGTCGGGTGCGGCGACGCCGTACGTGACGTCGCTCGTGGTGCACGCGACCGACGTCCTCAACCAGACCGATGACCGCGTCATTCTCTCCGACGCGCTGCGGCGAGAACTCCTTCACCGATTCCTCGAAGACTACGAGTGGGAAACGGAGTACCTTCAACGGGCCTCTGAACAGCCGTCGTTCATCGAGGACGTGGACGCCGTGATGGGAACGATCTCCTGGCAGACGGTCACGCCTGAGAAAACCCCGGAACTCCGTGACATCGCGGCTGCGCTCGACGCGTTCCATGAGTGGCTGGCCGAGTACGGCCACATGGAACGCGGCCAACTCATCTCGGAAGCACTCGATGTCCTCACCGGGGATGCCCGTGACGACGTCGTCGATTTCGAGGCAGTGCTCACAGTCGAGTTTGAGGAGTTCTTCCCGCTCGACCGCGCGTATCTCGACGCGCTCGCAGGGGACTGTGAGCTCGTCTGTATCGCCGAAAAGAATGCGAGTGTGCGCCGAACGTGGGTCGAAACGGGGCCCGTTACGGACTATGTCACGTTCAGCGAGGCTCGCCGTGGGGTGTCAGAGACGCCGTCAACGCGACCAGCTGCCACAGCAACGTATTTTGCCAAAGAAACGGTCCCGGCAGACCCAGACACGGGATCGGTGTCCGTTCTCGCTGCAGACTCCAGTGACGAACAACTCGCCGATATTGCAAACGAGATTGAGGAACTCGTCGCGCAGCCGGATTGGAACTACGACGACATCGCTGTCGCCACGAAACAAAGTGGGAGGTCGGTTACGGATGTCATTGAGGCGTTCGAGCGTACCGGCATCCCGACGGAATCGACAACAGTCACTGGTTTCGGAGACGATCCTGCGATCCGGGAACTTCTCGCTGCCGTGCGGTATCTCGCTGCCGACGACAAGGACGAGCTGCCTGAACACGGCCCGGATCTTGATACGGAGCGCTTGGACCGCGTCCGGGAGATAGACAGCCTCGAAGATGGGATTCACTGGTGGGCGACAGACGCAGGCTTAAAAGAGCGGATTGCGGAGCGCGCGACCCCGCTGAACGCACGGGCGCAGTTCGGAAATGTCAAGCGGGCGTTCCGGATGGCCGCGTTTCTCGAAGAGACTGAGTTTGTGGATGCGGGGTGGGAGTCCTTCGAGGAGATGCTCGAACGCGCCCACGAGTACGCACCGCAACAAAACCAGACGAGTGCGACGAACCTTGACGGCGGGGTTCGCGTGGACCACCTGCAGGCGATCAAGAACGAGTCGTTCCGCGCGGTGTTTCTCGTGAATCTCGTCGATAGTGAGTACCCTGGTGACCCGTTCCTGACTCGATTGTTCCCGACCGAGCGGGTCGCATCGATGGTGGACTACCCTGGTGTCACGGATCTCGACGAGCCGGACGTGGATGCGACGTTCCCGACGACGTCCACAGCGTCGAGTCGGCCGTTCGCTCGGTATCACACGGAGCACGCCCGGCGACGCCTGGCGATTGGGGCTGGCGCTGCTGACGAGCACCTGTACTGTTGTCTCTACGAGTACGAGGACACCGCACTGGAAGAGCGTGCGCAGGCATCGCGGTTCCTCACAGACGCGTACGACACCCTGCCGTGGGTCACTGAATCCGACGATCCACGCATCACGAGTGAGCAAGCGGCGGAGGATTTCCTGTTGTCGCGGGTTGACGACGCGCTCGCCGCGGTGCGCCGCGCGAACAGTCAGGACGTGACGGTGTCGCTCGACGAGGTAGAAGCGGAACTCGGCGAGATTCAGGACCTGCTCGATAAGAGCGGGGCGCGTGGCGAGGAGTTACGGAAGGCGCTGCGCGCGCGTGTCGAATTCGCTAACGGGGAGGTGCGACGATGA
- a CDS encoding phospholipase D family protein: MTKTEFEATVEFDDGSTADLEMAADKSWDSFVNYFGDAQHVYCVTYSQSPAFIYKMFQNRDLAVDSLEVIVGDNQHDDYRRSLKNTNNAKKIAAQLESLRRDGDLRIHTVDSARVLLHTKLYIIENQDGSRTLICGSANLSKQAWQGSKQTNVNMAWRTDGDTPVDEWFERLYAFHKDYATPFMEDLTEEIEDAETAEEEAKIYDIWLGGDEFSDDPVAELNARLDEAVDDDQVNRYNVVTDAEEAEKAVFAAEDTDTDPTEISPDKRVRLSPQGLEDAISNLDDTLSANNIRINDGEIVATPAGIARYKETFTGYPDLNVDKDENTVGLRVDDSVLELTAPLPDDPQEVADALDLIEQYVETVGEFGETRTTKETRAHFYEGVIYFCWAPFANYCAHHYAEYESAELDKDLPFLFLHGDNDSGKGMFLRFGARLISNGYVQEVTTGDDFVKNNIERARASDTVFPYIVDDVAKSKIDRDIIKSYWEGKWDGSIQMPTFIFSSNDSTKPKSELRTRMKTLDFNVNFSELEKDEREAAAQIAGQADSCNLFPWFAHLFLQRDISLPDQSDRLADARDVFAELYAYAEKEPPEYVPLEKPAEQEHDPGRRKWISALSDGLCELDFKDDGRVIADFSANLDQQQCWEFQKATPAHIRASIYGPAVQFESANRFKNWIDEPSIIEDARRDTERAADNTGVLSRVTRLVRG; encoded by the coding sequence ATGACCAAGACAGAATTCGAAGCAACAGTCGAGTTCGATGACGGCAGCACCGCTGACCTGGAGATGGCTGCCGACAAATCATGGGACAGTTTCGTGAACTACTTCGGTGACGCCCAGCACGTCTACTGCGTCACGTACAGTCAGTCCCCGGCGTTCATCTACAAGATGTTTCAGAACCGGGACCTCGCAGTGGACTCGCTGGAAGTCATCGTCGGAGACAACCAACACGACGACTACCGGCGGTCGCTGAAGAACACGAACAACGCGAAGAAAATCGCCGCGCAACTGGAGTCGCTTCGGCGAGACGGTGATCTCCGCATCCATACTGTCGATTCCGCGCGCGTCCTCCTCCACACGAAGCTCTACATCATCGAGAATCAGGACGGGTCTCGCACACTCATTTGTGGGTCGGCGAACCTCTCCAAGCAAGCCTGGCAGGGGAGCAAACAAACTAACGTCAACATGGCCTGGCGTACCGACGGGGACACGCCCGTCGACGAGTGGTTCGAACGGCTCTACGCGTTTCACAAGGACTACGCGACGCCGTTCATGGAGGACCTCACCGAGGAGATTGAGGACGCCGAAACAGCAGAAGAAGAGGCGAAGATCTACGACATCTGGCTGGGCGGGGACGAGTTCAGTGACGACCCGGTCGCCGAGCTGAACGCTCGGCTCGACGAAGCGGTTGACGACGACCAAGTCAACAGGTACAACGTCGTCACAGACGCCGAAGAAGCAGAGAAGGCGGTATTCGCCGCCGAAGATACGGATACTGACCCAACAGAGATCAGTCCGGACAAACGTGTACGCCTCTCCCCGCAGGGTCTCGAAGACGCCATCTCGAATCTGGATGATACGCTGTCCGCCAATAACATCCGTATCAACGACGGTGAAATCGTAGCGACACCGGCCGGTATCGCACGGTACAAAGAGACCTTCACCGGATACCCCGACCTCAACGTCGACAAGGACGAGAACACGGTCGGGCTGCGGGTTGACGACTCCGTCCTCGAATTAACGGCACCTCTCCCGGACGATCCGCAGGAAGTCGCTGATGCGCTAGATTTGATCGAGCAGTACGTCGAAACTGTCGGCGAGTTCGGTGAAACGCGAACGACGAAGGAAACACGGGCACACTTCTACGAGGGTGTTATCTACTTCTGCTGGGCTCCGTTCGCCAACTACTGCGCCCATCATTACGCCGAATACGAATCTGCGGAACTGGACAAGGACCTCCCGTTCCTGTTTCTTCACGGCGACAACGACAGTGGAAAGGGTATGTTCCTGCGGTTCGGGGCGCGGCTCATCTCGAACGGGTACGTGCAGGAGGTTACGACCGGCGACGACTTCGTCAAAAACAACATCGAGCGTGCTCGTGCGTCGGACACTGTTTTCCCGTACATCGTTGACGACGTGGCGAAGTCGAAGATCGACCGGGACATCATCAAATCGTATTGGGAGGGGAAGTGGGACGGCTCCATCCAGATGCCGACGTTCATCTTCTCCTCGAACGACTCGACGAAACCGAAATCCGAGCTTCGGACCCGGATGAAGACGCTGGATTTCAACGTCAATTTCTCCGAACTGGAGAAGGACGAACGGGAAGCTGCCGCGCAGATCGCGGGGCAGGCGGACAGCTGTAATCTGTTCCCCTGGTTCGCCCACCTGTTTTTGCAGCGAGATATCTCGCTGCCAGACCAGTCGGATCGGCTGGCGGATGCTCGGGACGTGTTCGCGGAGCTGTACGCGTACGCCGAGAAGGAACCGCCGGAGTACGTGCCGCTGGAGAAACCCGCCGAGCAGGAACACGACCCGGGACGACGGAAGTGGATCAGCGCGCTGTCCGACGGGCTGTGTGAACTCGATTTCAAGGACGACGGGCGTGTTATCGCTGATTTCTCAGCGAATCTGGATCAGCAGCAGTGCTGGGAGTTCCAGAAAGCTACGCCGGCCCACATCCGGGCCAGTATTTACGGGCCGGCAGTCCAGTTTGAAAGCGCAAACAGGTTCAAGAATTGGATAGATGAGCCCAGTATCATCGAAGATGCACGACGTGACACTGAAAGAGCCGCTGACAACACCGGTGTTCTGTCTCGGGTCACGCGGCTCGTCCGAGGATAA